A genomic stretch from Eptesicus fuscus isolate TK198812 chromosome 15, DD_ASM_mEF_20220401, whole genome shotgun sequence includes:
- the PRRC2B gene encoding protein PRRC2B isoform X2, with translation MSDRLGQITKGKDGKSKYSTLSLFDKYKGKSVDAVRSSVIPRHGLQSLGKVATARRMPPPANLPSLKSENKGNDPNIVIVPKDGTGWANKQDQQDPKSSSATASQPPESQPQPGLQKSVSNLQKPTQPISQENTNTVPGGPKSWAQLNGKPAGHEGGLRGSSRLLSFSPEEFPTLKAAGGQDKAGKEKGVLDLSYGPGPSLRPQNVTSWREGGGRNIISATSLSAAPTELGSRNSSAGDGAPSSACTSDSKDPSLRPAQPVRKGASQFMGNAYHPPTYHDMLPAFMCSPQSSENPGTAERASFPPPQLRLEPRVPFRQFQMNDQDGKDSRLGMPRPPRPLRQLVERAPRPTIINAENLKGLDDLDTDADDGWAGLHEEVDYSEKLKFSDDEEEEDVVKDGRPQWNSWDPRRRRGLSVSSADSADAKRAQEEGKDWGETAGMARVVRKVPEPQPPSRKLHSWASGPDYQKPPVGSVFRQQSVEDKEDKPPPRQKFIQSEMSEAVERARRRREEEERRAREERLAACAAKLKQLDQKCRQAQKASEAPRPAEKEAPRSPGPEKAPPQENGPAVRKGSPEFSAQEAPGAFSEEPPTAPAAVAQSGSSEEGPGEAGSPAQEFSKYQKSLPPRFQRQQQQQQQQQEQLYKMQHWPQVYPPPSHPQRTFYAHHPQMLGFDPRWMMMPSYMDPRITPTRTPVDFYPSALHPSGLMKPMVPPDSVSGTSCRSEDQSRAPQLQERKVTAIDPAPVWSPEGYMALQSKSYSLPPPKPSDTLAMDMHVRNESAYSASPGRPGGVGAPRALLEERVEEYLSAFDKKAQADFDSCVSSHRRGQELLFPPPDNVQDAGAPRGHTPNPRCSPLEPDFAPAEKKPDYSNWDVSHQPKAADTANGVDKESPREEPPFSASWEKEGSPHKQPSLEPEWSPEPRGPGSQQQEQSGRTRRSGPIKKPVLKALKVEDKEKELEKSKPEPGEESARPAPEEAPRHQAEAEDQENDPTLANASPSASEAQGAARDGGGRSASKSEEDEKPDRAREPGDAPLTKRNNWIFIDEEQAFGGRGQARSRGRGFREFTFRGRPAGGGPGICGGGVLGARGTYTNSQRSGRGRGLREFGPPEDFPRAKPRRRIASETHSEGSEYEELPKRRRQRGADSGHEGSLLDREEVASRKGDFRDSWRSHKVYADDGGPEAKSRGPRAFGRALPPRLSNCGYGRRTFVSREAAHWQSRSAGACWQDHGPPDTGPRRPPDRDGVPEASRHSDALGARGGEDSRLEDKRAFFPDDPGADAESAENRPFRRRRPPRQDKPPRFRRLRQEREALGLWGPEEEPHLLAGQWPARSKLCPGDRSGAVGRRSPELSYQNSSDHANEEWETASESSDFSERRERRDGSGPEPGSHADGGLPGAGLGEKKELAKRSFSSQRPLVDRQSRKLELGGFGEKAVRPGGGDTSPHYESQQSGTPLKAKRTPDEALPGGHSGHYPLERAVHTTADVPEAACEKAEEAPLAAQRVGEQGEAMKQFDLNYGNSILENCGSSPGEETEVGSMVGEGFIEILTKKQRRLLEEERRKKEQAVQVPVKGRGLASRIPPRFAKKQNNLGLEQGDVPVPGGSLGTEIWESSGQALPVQASTSDSWTKAATAFNSSESGSAEQGFKSSQGDSGVDLSAESRESSATSSQRSSPYGTLKPEEMSGSNLEPKADGHKEQAQKQPEQKDSEQGSAQSKEHRPGPIGNERSLKNRKGSEAAERLPGAVVPPVNGVEIHVDSVLPVPPIEFGVSPKDSDFSLPPGSAPGPAGNPVVKLQDALASNAGLTQSIPILRRDHHIQRAIGLSQMSFPTADLTLKMESARKAWENSPSLPEQSSPGGPGSGIQPPSSVGASSGVNYSSFGGVSMPPMPVASVAPSSLPGSHLPPLYLDGHVFASQPRLVPQTIPQQQSYQQAAAAQQIPISLHTSLQAPAQLGLRGGLPVSQSQEIFSSLQPFRSQVYMHPSLSPPSTMILSGGTALKPPYSAFPGMQPLEIVKPQSGSPYQPMSGSQALVYEGQLSQAAGLGASQMLDSQLPQLTMPLPGSQLPLPRYGSGQQPLLLPQSIQLPQGQSLSVGAPRRILPPGSQPSVLSTSRESSQMEMKGFHFADSKQNGPSGGSVQSPQTYRPSSASPSGKPSGSAVNMGSVQGHYAHQAKPRVDEKPGLGAVTLQEAPLAASQVKRTGAIKPRAVKVEESKA, from the exons ATGTCCGATCGTTTGGGGCAAATAACCAAGGGCAAGGATGGGAAAAGCAAGTATTCGACGCTCAGCCTGTTTgataaatataaaggaaaatcaGTAGACGCAGTCAGATCCTCAG TTATTCCTAGACATGGCTTACAGAGTCTCGGGAAAGTTGCCACAGCCCGGCGTATGCCACCGCCCGCAAACCTGCCAAGCTTGAAGTCTGAAAACAAAGGAAACGACCCCAACATCGTTATAGTGCCCAAGGACGGGACGGGATGGGCAAACAAGCAGGACCAGCAAGACCCAAAGAG TTCCAGTGCGACGGCCTCTCAGCCGCCGGAGTCGCAGCCGCAGCCGGGTTTGCAGAAATCTGTCTCCAATTTACAGAAACCGACTCAGCCAATCAGTCAGGAG AACACAAATACAGTGCCAGGTGGACCAAAGTCATGGGCACAGCTGAATGGAAAGCCAGCAGGACACGAAGGTG GTTTAAGGGGCTCAAGCCGACTCTTATCCTTCTCTCCCGAGGAATTTCCGACGCTGAAAGCAGCTGGAGGGCAGGACAAGGCTGGCAAAGAAAAGGGCGTCTTAGATCTGTCGTATGGGCCCGGACCAAGCCTCCGCCCTCAGA ATGTGACAAGCTGGAGGGAGGGCGGTGGGCGAAACATAATTTCTGCCACGTCTCTGAGCGCCGCCCCCACTGAGCTGGGCAGCAGGAACTCGAGTGCGGGAGACGGAGCCCCCTCCTCGGCATGTACCAGCGATTCTAAGGACCCCTCCCTCCGCCCGGCTCAGCCTGTTCGCAAAGGGGCTTCACAGTTCATGGGGAATGCATACCACCCACCTACATACCACGACATGCTTCCTGCTTTT ATGTGTTCGCCACAGTCATCCGAGAACCCGGGTACAGCGGAACGAGCATCCTTCCCCCCTCCGCAGCTCCGCCTGGAACCCCGAGTTCCTTTCCGACAGTTCCAGATGAATGACCAGGACGG aaaAGACAGCCGGCTGGGgatgccccgcccgccccgcccgctcaGGCAGCTGGTGGAGCGGGCGCCGCGGCCCACCATCATCAACGCGGAGAACCTCAAGGGCCTGGATGACCTGGACACCGATGCCGACGACGGCTGGGCAG GCCTCCATGAGGAAGTGGACTATTCTGAGAAGTTGAAGTTCAGTgatgatgaagaggaggaggacgtGGTGAAGGACGGCAGGCCACAGTG GAACAGCTGGGACCCGAGGAGGCGGCGGGGGCTGTCAGTGAGCTCTGCGGACAGCGCTGACGCCAAGCGTGcccaagaggaaggaaaggactgGGGCGAAACAGCGGGCATGGCTCGTGTCGTCCGGAAGGTGCCAGAACCTCAGCCACCTTCCAGGaagcttcacagctgggcctcgggCCCTGACTACCAG AAGCCCCCCGTGGGCAGCGTGTTCCGGCAGCAGTCTGTCGAGGACAAGGAGGACAAGCCGCCCCCCCGGCAGAAGTTCATCCAGTCGGAGATGTCCGAGGCCGTGGAGCGCGCCCGGAGgcgccgggaggaggaggagcgccGGGCCCGGGAAGAGCGGCTGGCCGCCTGTGCCGCCAAGCTCAAGCAGCTGGACCAGAAGTGCAGGCAGGCCCAGAAGGCCAGCGAGGCGCCGCGGCCGGCGGAGAAGGAGGCGCCCCGGTCCCCGGGCCCCGAGAAGGCGCCGCCGCAGGAGAACGGCCCTGCTGTCCGCAAAG GCTCCCCCGAGTTCTCTGCCCAGGAAGCCCCCGGCGCATTCTCCGAAGAGCCCCCCACAGCTCCTGCGGCCGTGGCTCAGAGCGGCAGCAGTGAGGAGGGGCCCGGGGAGGCTGGGTCCCCTGCGCAGGAGTTCAGCAAGTACCAGAAGTCACTTCCTCCCCGgttccagcgccagcagcagcagcagcagcagcagcag GAGCAGCTGTACAAGATGCAGCACTGGCCGCAGGTGTACCCGCCGCCCTCCCACCCGCAGCGCACCTTCTACGCGCACCACCCTCAGATGCTGGGCTTCGACCCCAGGTGGATGATGATGCCTTCCTACATGGACCCGCGGATCACGCCCACTCGCACCCCGGTGGATTTCTACCCCTCGGCCCTGCACCCCTCGG GACTGATGAAGCCCATGGTGCCCCCAGACTCCGTCAGTGGGACTAGCTGTCGCTCTGAGGATCAGAGCCGTGCCCCCCAACTGCAGGAAAGAAAAGTGACCGCCATCGACCCAGCCCCTGTGTGGAGCCCCGAGGGCTACATGGCATTGCAGAGCAAGAGCTACTCGCTGCCTCCCCCAAAACCCAGCGACACTTTGGCCATGGACATGCATGTCAG GAATGAAAGCGCTTACTCTGCCTCACCCGGAAGGCCAGGGGGCGTAGGCGCCCCGCGCGCCCTCCTGGAGGAGAGAGTGGAGGAGTACTTGAGTGCTTTCGACAAGAAGGCGCAGGCAGACTTTGACAGCTGTGTCTCTTCCCACAGAAGAGGCCAGGAGCTTTTGTTTCCACCCCCAGACAATGTGCAGGACGCAGGCGCTCCTCGGGGTCACACCCCGAACCCCAGGTGTTCCCCACTGGAGCCCGACTTTGCCCCAGCGGAGAAAAAGCCAGATTATAGCAATTGGGACGTCAGCCACCAGCCCAAGGCCGCTGACACAGCCAACGGCGTGGACAAGGAGTCGCCCCGGGAGGAGCCGCCCTTCAGTGCCtcctgggagaaggaagggagcccCCACAAACAGCCGTCCCTGGAGCCCGAGTGGAGCCCCGAGCCCCGGGGCCccggcagccagcagcaggagcagagcGGCAGGACCCGGAGGTCGGGGCCCATCAAGAAGCCCGTGCTGAAGGCGCTCAAGGTGGAGGACAAGGAGAAGGAGCTGGAGAAGAGCAAGCCGGAGCCGGGCGAGGAGAGCGCCCGCCCGGCCCCGGAGGAGGCGCCACGGCACCAGGCCGAGGCCGAGGACCAGGAGAACGACCCCACGCTGGCCAACGCCTCCCCCTCCGCCTCGGAGGCCCAGGGCGCGGCCCGAGATGGCGGGGGCCGCTCTGCCAGCAAGTCTGAAGAGGACGAGAAGCCCGACAGGGCCCGGGAGCCCGGCGACGCGCCCCTGACCAAGAGGAACAACTGGATCTTCATCGACGAGGAGCAGGCCTTCGGGGGCCGAGGGCAGGCCCGGAGCCGCGGCCGCGGCTTCCGAGAATTCACCTTCCGGGGCCGGCCTGCTGGCGGCGGCCCCGGCATCTGCGGCGGGGGGGTCCTGGGGGCGCGGGGCACCTACACCAACAGCCAGAGGAGCGGCCGCGGCCGGGGCCTGCGCGAGTTCGGGCCGCCCGAGGACTTCCCCCGCGCCAAGCCCCGGCGCCGCATCGCCAGCGAGACCCACAGCGAGGGCTCCGAGTACGAGGAGCTGCCCAAGCGGCGGCGGCAGAGGGGCGCGGACAGCGGCCACGAAGGCTCGCTCCTGGACAGGGAGGAGGTCGCCTCCAGGAAAGGCGACTTCAGAGACTCGTGGCGGTCCCACAAGGTGTACGCGGACGACGGCGGTCCGGAGGCGAAGAGCAGAGGCCCGCGGGCCTTCGGGcgcgccctccctccccggctgAGCAACTGCGGCTACGGGCGCAGAACCTTCGTGTCCAGAGAGGCTGCCCACTGGCAGAGCCGCAGTGCCGGCGCCTGCTGGCAGGACCACGGCCCCCCCGACACCGGCCCCCGGCGGCCCCCCGACAGGGACGGCGTCCCCGAGGCCTCCCGGCACTCGGACGCGCTGGGCGCCAGGGGCGGCGAGGACAGCCGCCTGGAGGACAAGAGGGCCTTCTTCCCGGACGACCCCGGGGCCGACGCCGAGAGCGCGGAGAACCGGCCCTTCCGGCGGAGGCGCCCCCCGCGCCAGGACAAGCCCCCGCGCTTCCGGCGCCTCCGGCAGGAGCGCGAGGCCTTGGGTCTGTGGGGGCCGGAGGAGGAGCCCCACCTGCTGGCGGGTCAGTGGCCAGCCAGGTCCAAACTCTGTCCCGGGGACAGGAGCGGCGCCGTGGGCCGCCGGTCCCCCGAGCTCTCCTACCAGAACTCCTCCGACCACGCCAACGAGGAGTGGGAGACGGCCTCCGAGAGCAGCGACTTCAGCGAGCGGCGCGAGCGGCGGGACGGCTCCGGGCCCGAGCCCGGCTCCCACGCGGACGGCGGCCTGCCCGGCGCCGGCCTGGGGGAGAAGAAGGAGCTGGCCAAGCGGAGCTTCTCCAGCCAGAGGCCCCTGGTGGACAGGCAGAGCCGGAAGCTGGAGCTGGGGGGGTTTGGGGAGAAGGCTGTTAGGCCAGGCGGTGGTGACACCTCTCCCCATTATGAGAGCCAGCAGAGTGGGACGCCTTTGAAAGCCAAAAG gaCCCCGGACGAGGCCTTGCCAGGAGGTCACAGCGGCCACTACCCCCTGGAGCGGGCTGTCCATACCACCGCTGACGTCCCCGAAGCCGCCTGTGAGAAGGCGGAGGAGGCCCCCCTGGCTGCTCAGAGGGTGGGCGAGCAGGGAGAGGCCATGAAGCAGTTTGACCTGAACTACGGAA ATTCCATCCTCGAGAATTGTGGGTCCAGCCCCGGGGAGGAGACGGAGGTGGGCTCCATGGTGGGTGAAGGCTTCATCGAAATCCTGACCAAGAAGCAGCGCCGCCTgctggaagaggagaggaggaagaaggagcaaGCTGTGCAG GTGCCTGTCAAAGGCCGGGGCCTTGCCTCCCGTATTCCTCCTCGGTTTGCGAAAAAGCAGAACAACTTGGGCCTGGAGCAAGGCGATGTGCCTGTGCCGGGCGGCAGCCTGGGCACCGAGATCTGGGAGAGCAGTGGCCAGG CCCTGCCTGTTCAGGCCTCAACCAGCGACTCCTGGACTAAAGCCGCCACTGCCTTCAACAGCTCCGAGTCCGGCTCTGCCGAG CAGGGTTTTAAGAGCAGCCAGGGAGACAGTGGTGTGGACTTGAGCGCCGAGTCTCGAGAGTCGTCCGCGACCTCCTCGCAGCGCAGCTCGCCGTATGGCACTCTGAAGCCAGAGGAGATGAGCGGGTCCAACCTGGAGCCCAAGGCTGACGGCCATAAGGAGCAGGCTCAGAAGCAGCCTGAGCAGAAG GATTCAGAACAAGGCTCAGCGCAGAGCAAGGAGCACAGACCAGGACCCATCGGCAACGAGCGCTCCCTGAAAAACAGAAAGGGCTCCGAGGCGGCCGAGCGCCTGCCAGGCGCCGTCGTCCCGCCTGTCAACGGGGTGGAGATTCACGTGGACTCGGTGCTCCCGGTGCCGCCCATCGAGTTTGGAGTCAGTCCGAAA GACTCCGACTTCAGCTTGCCGCCGGGGTCCGCCCCTGGTCCCGCCGGGAATCCAGTGGTCAAGCTCCAGGACGCCCTGGCTAGTAAC GCCGGGCTGACACAGAGCATTCCCATCCTGCGGCGAGATCACCACATCCAGAGGGCCATCGGCCTCTCCCAGATGTCCTTTCCCACGGCCGACCTCACTCTGAAG ATGGAGTCTGCGCGGAAGGCTTGGGAAAACTCGCCCAGTTTGCCGGAGCAGAGCTCTCCGGGGGGCCCTGGCTCGGGCATCCAGCCCCCGTCCTCTGTGGGAGCGTCCAGTGGGGTCAACTACAGCTCCTTTGGCGGCGTCTCCATGCCGCCCATGCCTGTGGCCTCCGTAGCACCGTCTTCTCTCCCAG GCAGCCACCTGCCCCCTCTCTACCTGGACGGCCACGTGTTTGCCAGTCAGCCCCGGCTGGTTCCTCAGACGATACCTCAGCAGCAGAGTTACCAGCAG GCTGCCGCTGCCCAGCAGATTCCCATTTCCCTTCACACGTCTctgcaggctccagcccagcTGGGACTGAGGGGCGGGCTCCCCGTCTCCCAGTCACAGGAGATCTTCAGCTCCTTGCAGCCCTTCAG GTCGCAGGTGTAcatgcaccccagcctgtcgccacCCAGCACCATGATCCTCTCTGGCGGCACAGCCCTGAAGCCTCCGTACTCGGCGTTCCCCGGCATGCAGCCCTTGGAGATAGTGAAGCCCCAGTCCGGCTCCCCCTACCAGCCCATGAGCGGAAGCCAAGCCCTGGTTTACGAGGGCCAGCTCAGCCAGGCGGCCGGGCTGGGCGCCTCCCAGATGCTGGACTCGCAGCTCCCCCAG CTGACGATGCCACTGCCCGgctcccagctgcctctgccGCGGTACGGCTCCGGACAGCAGCCGCTGCTCCTGCCCCAGTCCATCCAGCTGCCACA